One Halobaculum sp. CBA1158 DNA segment encodes these proteins:
- a CDS encoding nuclear transport factor 2 family protein, which translates to MTPEETVEAYYDALRAGEALAPFFVESPATVKVGLEERLVGYAEVARGLREQTRTTEDWTVESRDLHVVEREGGAAVGDEVALSWYDTEAFAERAARTRWSGTLVPADDGWAFAGMHVSQATDLDELDGTDGLDG; encoded by the coding sequence ATGACACCCGAGGAGACCGTCGAGGCGTACTACGATGCCCTCCGCGCGGGGGAGGCGCTCGCGCCCTTCTTCGTCGAGTCGCCGGCGACGGTGAAGGTCGGACTCGAGGAGCGACTCGTCGGCTACGCCGAGGTCGCCCGAGGCCTGCGCGAGCAGACCCGAACGACGGAGGACTGGACCGTCGAGAGCCGCGATCTCCACGTCGTCGAGCGCGAGGGCGGAGCGGCCGTCGGCGACGAGGTGGCGCTGTCGTGGTACGACACCGAAGCGTTCGCCGAACGCGCCGCTCGAACTCGCTGGAGCGGAACCCTGGTTCCGGCTGACGACGGCTGGGCGTTCGCCGGGATGCACGTCTCGCAGGCGACGGACCTCGACGAACTCGACGGGACCGACGGGCTCGACGGCTGA
- a CDS encoding zinc-dependent metalloprotease codes for MDLSRSIRAIADAAAAPDGVIDWDAVGEAAKGGCEPGDLRMGPAEREAFADDVRAARDGLRDASGVEFDLPDSVEVQHRHHWIDANVATFERVLRPLEDHAGGAFPGVARSLNTGTMAVTVAFLARNVLGQYDPLLLAEADGDDHGLYFVRPNIRQAAVDLDVGYPRFRRWIAFHEVAHAAEFGAAPWLPGYLEERVEEGIGALSEGDVSPFDGIGLGDGTGFGLGDGTGFGLGDGTGFGLGDGDGTDASADSTDDPRAAFAELNTAMTAVEGYAELLMDRAFDDEYDDLRAKLDARRRGGDPITNLFKRLLGFGMKRRQYERGAAFFAAVADETDLETASLVWERPENLPTDAELDDPAAWIRRVA; via the coding sequence ATGGATCTCTCGCGGAGCATCCGCGCGATCGCCGACGCCGCAGCGGCCCCCGACGGCGTCATCGACTGGGACGCCGTCGGGGAGGCGGCGAAGGGGGGCTGTGAGCCGGGCGACCTGCGGATGGGCCCGGCCGAGCGCGAGGCGTTCGCCGACGACGTGCGCGCCGCACGCGACGGCCTCCGCGACGCCTCGGGCGTCGAGTTCGACCTCCCCGACTCGGTCGAGGTGCAACACCGCCACCACTGGATCGACGCCAACGTCGCCACCTTCGAGCGCGTCCTCCGCCCGCTGGAAGACCACGCCGGCGGCGCGTTCCCCGGCGTCGCCCGGTCGCTCAACACCGGGACGATGGCGGTCACGGTCGCCTTCCTCGCGCGCAACGTGCTCGGCCAGTACGACCCGCTGCTTCTGGCCGAGGCCGACGGCGACGATCACGGCCTCTACTTCGTCCGCCCGAACATCCGCCAGGCGGCGGTCGATCTCGACGTGGGCTACCCGCGGTTCCGACGCTGGATTGCCTTCCACGAGGTCGCCCACGCCGCGGAGTTCGGGGCGGCCCCGTGGCTCCCCGGCTACCTCGAGGAGCGCGTCGAGGAGGGAATCGGCGCGCTCTCGGAGGGAGATGTCTCGCCGTTCGACGGGATCGGACTCGGGGATGGAACCGGGTTCGGACTCGGGGATGGAACCGGGTTCGGACTCGGAGACGGAACCGGGTTCGGACTCGGAGATGGTGACGGAACCGACGCCTCCGCCGACTCGACGGACGACCCCCGAGCGGCGTTTGCGGAACTCAACACGGCGATGACCGCCGTCGAGGGGTACGCCGAACTGCTGATGGACCGGGCGTTCGACGACGAGTACGACGACCTGCGAGCGAAGCTCGACGCTCGCAGACGCGGCGGCGACCCGATCACGAACCTGTTCAAGCGACTGCTCGGCTTCGGCATGAAGCGCCGCCAGTACGAGCGCGGCGCGGCGTTCTTCGCGGCCGTCGCCGACGAGACCGACCTCGAAACGGCCTCGCTCGTGTGGGAGCGCCCCGAGAACCTGCCCACCGACGCGGAACTCGACGACCCCGCAGCGTGGATCCGCCGGGTGGCGTGA
- a CDS encoding NAD(P)/FAD-dependent oxidoreductase — protein MQRVDVAVVGGGPAGSAAAHAAAERGADALVLEKGVPREDRDRLGPDSTDAAGILDYWVDIMGIHPDEFPEGVVQDHLDRAEFRGPTESCTLRSTGIESSYDEFGYTMHRARFDDFLRDRAEDAGAEYRVEASVRGVETDPDAGVGGDDPRHVLSIASDEEIGADFLVLADGPQRTVTNRVLDELLPADATASDRLASTENNHIAYQEYRRFPEEVYDEVDGSIVFWWGVMPGHTAYPWVFPNAGRVCRVGLTMPIGMDLDSVEDRDSYDLIREDDERIPAGSEYVRRILEREWGDEYDIEEDFPVVEDAGKTKGTETYPISSTRPIESPVDAGVCVTGGAMGATSAFHEGGDHVAVRTGAIAGELAAEGDVSSYNDRWHDAIGDEVLRNVAMAELCRDYGPDDWDDAFRIGRKMLASERGYRMFERKFGAGWGATKLLLRYQWIKWRNRDRRYVQLAEDEYTY, from the coding sequence ATGCAACGAGTCGACGTCGCGGTCGTCGGCGGGGGGCCCGCCGGGTCGGCCGCCGCCCACGCGGCCGCCGAGCGTGGGGCCGACGCGCTCGTCTTGGAGAAGGGCGTCCCGCGGGAGGACCGCGACCGCCTCGGGCCCGACTCGACGGACGCCGCGGGCATCCTCGACTACTGGGTCGACATCATGGGGATCCACCCCGACGAGTTCCCCGAGGGCGTCGTCCAGGACCACCTCGACCGCGCGGAGTTCCGCGGCCCGACCGAGTCGTGCACCCTCCGGTCGACGGGGATCGAATCGAGCTACGACGAGTTCGGGTACACGATGCACCGCGCCCGATTCGACGACTTCCTGCGCGACCGCGCGGAGGACGCCGGCGCGGAGTACCGCGTCGAGGCGTCCGTTCGGGGCGTCGAGACCGACCCCGACGCGGGCGTCGGCGGCGACGATCCCAGGCACGTCCTCTCGATCGCCTCGGACGAGGAGATCGGCGCGGACTTCCTCGTGCTCGCTGACGGCCCACAGCGCACGGTGACGAACCGCGTGCTCGACGAACTGCTCCCGGCGGACGCGACGGCCTCGGACCGACTCGCCTCGACGGAGAACAACCACATCGCCTACCAGGAGTACCGTCGGTTCCCCGAGGAGGTGTACGACGAGGTCGACGGCTCGATCGTCTTCTGGTGGGGCGTCATGCCGGGTCACACGGCCTATCCGTGGGTGTTCCCGAACGCCGGCCGCGTCTGTCGCGTCGGGCTGACGATGCCGATCGGGATGGATCTCGACTCCGTCGAGGACAGAGATAGCTACGATCTCATCCGCGAGGACGACGAGCGGATCCCCGCCGGCTCCGAGTACGTCCGCCGGATCCTCGAGCGCGAGTGGGGGGACGAGTACGACATCGAGGAGGACTTCCCCGTCGTCGAGGACGCGGGCAAGACGAAGGGAACCGAGACGTACCCGATCTCCTCGACGCGTCCCATCGAGAGCCCGGTCGACGCCGGCGTCTGCGTGACAGGCGGCGCGATGGGCGCGACCTCGGCGTTCCACGAGGGCGGCGACCACGTCGCCGTCCGCACGGGCGCGATAGCCGGCGAACTCGCCGCCGAGGGCGACGTGTCGAGCTACAACGACCGCTGGCACGACGCCATCGGCGACGAGGTGCTCCGAAACGTCGCCATGGCGGAACTGTGCCGCGACTACGGTCCGGACGACTGGGACGACGCCTTCCGGATCGGCCGGAAGATGCTCGCCAGCGAGCGCGGGTATCGGATGTTCGAACGGAAGTTCGGGGCGGGCTGGGGCGCGACGAAGCTCCTGCTTCGCTATCAGTGGATAAAGTGGCGGAATCGGGACCGCCGGTACGTCCAGTTGGCCGAGGACGAGTACACGTACTGA
- a CDS encoding thiolase family protein — protein MEEIAVIGASMTQFGQRDAWVRELLAEAGQACLDDAGVPADAVDHLYVSNMASGEFEGQTGVPNALAHDLQAVPAYTARIDQTSSSGGAGIYAAWQSIASGASEMTLLVGGEKMTHRTTAEATDVIASLTHPCEYKHGLTLPSFAGLTARLYLDTYDAPRESLGKVAVKNHKNGVDNPHAQFRTEVDLDTVLDSPIVADPLRLYDFCPITDGSAALLLCPVSVAEQYTDDYVTLTGIGGATDTHVVHERADPTTMGGVVDSSDQAYEMADLSPDDVDVAELHDMFTILEFLQFEDLGFAQKGEGWKAVEEGRTARDGDLPINTSGGLKSKGHPLGASGVAQAYEIVQQLRGEAGKRQVDADVGLACNVGGFGNCVTTAIFEGVDA, from the coding sequence ATGGAAGAGATCGCAGTCATCGGCGCGTCCATGACCCAGTTCGGGCAGCGCGACGCGTGGGTACGAGAACTGCTCGCCGAGGCCGGTCAGGCCTGCCTCGACGACGCCGGCGTCCCGGCGGACGCCGTGGACCACCTGTACGTCTCGAACATGGCGAGCGGTGAGTTCGAGGGGCAGACCGGGGTCCCCAACGCGCTCGCGCACGACCTGCAGGCCGTGCCCGCCTACACCGCGCGGATCGATCAGACCTCGTCGTCGGGAGGGGCGGGCATCTACGCCGCCTGGCAGTCGATCGCGTCGGGGGCCTCCGAGATGACGCTGCTCGTCGGCGGCGAGAAGATGACCCACCGCACGACCGCGGAAGCAACGGACGTGATCGCCTCGCTCACCCACCCCTGCGAGTACAAACACGGGCTCACGCTCCCCAGTTTCGCGGGCCTCACCGCGCGGCTGTACCTCGACACCTACGACGCCCCGCGCGAGAGTCTCGGGAAGGTCGCCGTAAAGAACCACAAGAACGGCGTCGACAATCCGCACGCGCAGTTCCGCACGGAGGTCGACCTCGACACCGTGCTCGACTCGCCCATCGTCGCAGACCCGCTCCGGCTGTACGACTTCTGCCCGATCACGGACGGGTCGGCGGCGCTGCTGTTGTGTCCCGTCTCCGTCGCCGAGCAGTACACGGACGACTACGTCACCCTCACGGGGATCGGCGGCGCGACCGACACCCACGTCGTCCACGAGCGCGCCGACCCGACGACGATGGGCGGCGTCGTCGACTCTAGCGATCAGGCCTACGAGATGGCGGATCTGTCGCCCGACGACGTCGACGTGGCGGAGCTACACGACATGTTCACGATCCTGGAGTTCCTCCAGTTCGAAGACCTCGGGTTCGCCCAGAAGGGAGAGGGCTGGAAGGCCGTCGAGGAGGGCCGGACCGCCCGCGACGGCGACCTCCCGATCAACACCTCCGGCGGTCTGAAGTCGAAGGGACACCCCCTCGGAGCCTCCGGCGTCGCCCAGGCGTACGAGATCGTCCAGCAACTGCGCGGCGAGGCCGGAAAGCGTCAGGTCGACGCCGACGTCGGACTGGCGTGCAACGTCGGCGGCTTCGGGAACTGCGTTACCACCGCCATCTTCGAGGGGGTGGACGCGTGA
- a CDS encoding OB-fold domain-containing protein, whose product MTYPAHPVGPGGEEPVGTVDLSEYTAEVVTWTTSQATPPGVREPNHIAIVEFDVDGEPVRAIGQATTGDIDIGDEVEPVYCEELRDPEAGIREPASQEWDGFRFRPVE is encoded by the coding sequence ATCACCTACCCGGCGCACCCGGTCGGCCCGGGCGGCGAGGAGCCGGTCGGGACCGTGGATCTGAGCGAGTACACAGCGGAGGTCGTCACGTGGACCACATCGCAGGCGACGCCGCCGGGCGTCAGGGAGCCCAACCACATCGCGATCGTCGAGTTCGACGTGGACGGCGAACCCGTCCGCGCCATCGGTCAGGCCACGACGGGCGATATCGACATCGGCGACGAGGTCGAGCCGGTGTACTGCGAGGAGTTGCGCGACCCGGAGGCTGGCATCCGGGAGCCCGCCAGTCAGGAGTGGGACGGCTTCCGGTTCCGACCCGTCGAGTAG
- a CDS encoding NADH:flavin oxidoreductase/NADH oxidase codes for MVDHLFSPLTLRDTEIPNRVFVSPMCQYSAPSGAPTDWHLVHLGSRAVGGAGLVMAEATAVSPEGRITPHDVGIWSDEQADAWADTAAFVRDQGSVPAIQLAHAGRKASTHRPWGDQDGPVPLDEGGWEVHAPSGPYPRDGDEHPTKSLSQSGIEDVIDDFRAAAERALAAGFEVAEVHAAHGYLLHEFLSPVANDRDDEYGGSFENRTRLVREVTEAVREAWPDDKPVFVRLSATDWIADRESWDVEQSARLAPILAEAGADLVDVSAGGISPAQDVPYAGPNYQLPYAEVVREHVVETGTDIAVASVGGITDPTQAEAIVANDRADAVLMAREFLRSPYWPLHAADELDQEIEWPVQYRRAKPQ; via the coding sequence ATGGTCGACCACCTGTTCTCGCCGCTCACGCTGCGGGACACCGAGATCCCGAACCGCGTGTTCGTCTCGCCGATGTGCCAGTACTCCGCGCCCTCGGGCGCGCCGACCGACTGGCACCTGGTCCACCTCGGCTCGCGGGCCGTCGGCGGGGCGGGACTCGTGATGGCCGAGGCGACGGCCGTCTCGCCGGAGGGTCGGATCACCCCCCACGACGTGGGGATCTGGTCGGACGAGCAGGCCGACGCGTGGGCCGACACCGCCGCGTTCGTTCGCGACCAGGGATCGGTGCCGGCGATCCAACTCGCACACGCCGGGCGGAAAGCGTCGACGCACCGCCCCTGGGGCGACCAGGACGGTCCCGTCCCGCTCGATGAGGGGGGCTGGGAGGTCCACGCGCCCTCCGGGCCCTACCCCCGCGACGGCGACGAACACCCCACGAAGAGCCTCTCTCAGTCCGGGATCGAGGACGTGATCGACGACTTCCGGGCGGCCGCCGAGCGCGCACTCGCGGCCGGCTTCGAGGTCGCAGAGGTCCACGCCGCCCACGGCTACCTGCTCCACGAGTTCCTCTCGCCCGTCGCCAACGACCGCGACGACGAGTACGGCGGCTCCTTCGAGAACCGGACCCGACTCGTTCGCGAGGTGACCGAGGCTGTGCGCGAGGCGTGGCCCGACGACAAGCCGGTGTTCGTCCGGCTCTCCGCGACCGACTGGATCGCCGACCGGGAGTCGTGGGACGTAGAGCAGTCGGCGCGACTCGCGCCGATCCTGGCCGAGGCCGGCGCGGATCTGGTCGACGTGAGCGCGGGGGGCATCTCGCCTGCACAGGATGTGCCGTACGCGGGGCCGAACTACCAGCTTCCGTACGCCGAGGTCGTCCGCGAGCACGTCGTGGAGACAGGCACGGACATCGCCGTCGCCTCCGTCGGGGGGATCACGGATCCGACGCAGGCGGAAGCGATCGTCGCCAACGACCGCGCGGACGCCGTGCTCATGGCCAGGGAGTTCCTCCGGTCGCCGTACTGGCCGCTGCACGCCGCCGACGAACTCGATCAGGAGATCGAGTGGCCGGTGCAGTACCGACGCGCGAAGCCGCAGTAG
- the dpsA gene encoding DNA starvation/stationary phase protection protein DpsA, with protein MSTQKRVLKSAGTVEGSEALRMDAEKAEQIIDALNTDLAATYVLYHQLRKHHWNVEGAEFRDLHIFLGEAAENAEAFADELAERVQALGGVPHASMTTLTEEAPVEPEDEDVYDIRTSLANDMEMYGEIIETLREHVELADGLGDPTTGEILRQNIVQVEDDAHHIEHYLEDDTLVTGGSME; from the coding sequence ATGAGCACTCAAAAGCGCGTACTCAAGTCGGCGGGAACAGTCGAAGGCAGCGAGGCGCTCCGGATGGACGCCGAGAAGGCCGAGCAGATCATCGACGCACTCAACACGGATCTCGCGGCGACGTACGTCCTGTACCACCAGCTTCGCAAACACCACTGGAACGTCGAGGGCGCGGAGTTCCGCGACCTCCACATCTTCCTCGGCGAGGCCGCCGAGAACGCGGAGGCGTTCGCCGACGAACTCGCAGAGCGCGTACAGGCGCTCGGCGGCGTCCCGCACGCCTCGATGACGACGCTGACGGAGGAGGCCCCCGTCGAGCCCGAGGACGAGGACGTGTACGACATTCGCACGTCGCTGGCGAACGACATGGAGATGTACGGCGAGATCATCGAGACGCTGCGCGAGCACGTCGAGCTCGCGGACGGTCTCGGCGATCCCACGACCGGTGAGATACTCCGTCAGAACATCGTGCAGGTCGAAGATGACGCCCACCACATCGAGCACTACCTCGAGGACGACACGCTCGTCACCGGGGGCTCGATGGAGTAA
- a CDS encoding carbon-nitrogen hydrolase family protein → MPTVAVPQLSIADLDPAANLDEIADRVAALPAEVDAALFPEYAITGFVADDRIHDVAIDRDGPAVERLRSIAAAVDLGVLAGYVERDDDTLYNALAYVGPDGETTVYRKRHLWANEADVLTPGEERVTIETPAGSTGLVTCYDLNFVEDSAAFAAAGVDALFVAGAWPAAHSENWRLLLRARALDGVRWVVGAGRTGARDVPDAPRTAYAGRSAVVRPDGHVAAALNRDERDLIADLDPAVLAEQREFIPVLDDV, encoded by the coding sequence GTGCCAACCGTCGCCGTCCCTCAGCTCTCGATCGCGGATCTCGATCCCGCCGCGAACCTCGACGAGATCGCCGACCGCGTCGCCGCGCTCCCCGCCGAGGTCGACGCGGCGCTGTTCCCGGAGTACGCGATCACCGGGTTCGTCGCCGACGATCGCATCCACGACGTGGCGATCGACCGCGACGGCCCGGCCGTGGAACGACTGCGGTCGATCGCCGCCGCCGTCGACCTCGGTGTTCTCGCGGGCTACGTCGAGCGCGACGACGACACGCTGTACAACGCTCTCGCGTACGTCGGGCCCGACGGGGAGACCACCGTGTACCGAAAACGCCACCTCTGGGCGAACGAGGCCGACGTGCTCACACCCGGTGAGGAGCGGGTCACCATCGAGACGCCGGCGGGGTCCACGGGGCTCGTGACCTGCTATGACCTCAACTTCGTCGAGGACAGCGCCGCGTTCGCCGCCGCCGGGGTCGACGCGCTGTTCGTCGCCGGTGCCTGGCCGGCGGCTCACTCCGAGAACTGGCGGCTGCTGCTTCGCGCCCGTGCACTCGACGGGGTCCGCTGGGTCGTCGGCGCGGGTCGCACCGGCGCACGCGACGTGCCCGATGCGCCCCGCACGGCGTACGCCGGACGGTCGGCCGTGGTCCGCCCCGACGGCCACGTCGCCGCGGCGCTCAATCGAGACGAGCGCGACCTGATCGCCGACCTCGACCCCGCGGTGCTCGCCGAACAGCGGGAGTTCATTCCGGTTCTCGACGACGTGTGA
- a CDS encoding HEAT repeat domain-containing protein, whose product MSDDDPAEESGDPEEAEETELVPEVSAEDLDARLDETAEALEAAETEADLDDVEADLDDIEADLERADLPEPDEDDEDAEDPREQLESRLSDQRDDLADQRGPYASDVIDGIESAQATITDTRWTEAGEADLPGVVDEFLAAANDALDADLDRTGDDDPESVADALDDAVAAVENADLDADEDDETIAALLEATDALETGVDDAEEWDDLETHEQLQAQGFYDVLGHYKDFPPELAALKEHEQQGNVDMVLLALDSLQSEFMEENCLDALTRMNDDGAFEAMHQRAQKRDQPAIRALGKMAADDAVETLVEYVDSDSNPTLQKATFKALGEIGHEDAVQPLANKLVMDNDEVRPYAARALGMIGDTRAVDPLADAAANDEADTVRAAALWALRQIGTEDALEAAAEVEEDRAFIVQTETEKARDALDDDAEEAEPAA is encoded by the coding sequence ATGAGCGACGACGACCCGGCCGAGGAGTCAGGCGACCCCGAGGAGGCCGAGGAGACGGAACTCGTTCCCGAGGTGTCCGCGGAGGACCTCGACGCCCGGCTGGACGAGACCGCCGAGGCGCTCGAGGCCGCCGAGACCGAGGCCGACCTCGACGACGTGGAGGCCGACCTCGACGACATCGAGGCGGACCTCGAACGCGCCGACCTTCCGGAGCCCGACGAGGACGACGAGGACGCTGAGGATCCGCGCGAGCAACTGGAGTCGCGTCTCTCCGACCAGCGCGACGACCTCGCGGACCAGCGCGGCCCGTACGCGTCGGACGTGATCGACGGCATCGAGTCCGCGCAGGCGACGATCACCGATACGCGGTGGACGGAAGCCGGCGAGGCGGACCTCCCGGGCGTCGTCGACGAGTTCCTCGCAGCCGCGAACGATGCGCTCGACGCGGACCTCGACCGCACGGGCGACGACGACCCCGAATCGGTGGCCGACGCGCTCGACGACGCCGTGGCGGCCGTCGAGAACGCCGACCTCGACGCCGACGAGGACGACGAGACGATCGCCGCGCTGCTCGAGGCGACCGACGCGCTGGAGACGGGCGTCGACGACGCCGAGGAGTGGGACGACCTCGAGACCCACGAGCAGCTCCAGGCGCAGGGCTTCTACGACGTGCTCGGCCACTACAAGGACTTCCCGCCGGAGCTGGCCGCCCTGAAGGAGCACGAACAGCAGGGGAACGTCGACATGGTGCTGCTCGCGCTCGACTCGCTGCAGTCGGAGTTCATGGAGGAGAACTGCCTGGACGCGCTCACCCGCATGAACGACGACGGTGCCTTCGAGGCGATGCACCAGCGCGCGCAGAAGCGCGACCAGCCGGCGATCCGCGCGCTCGGGAAGATGGCGGCTGACGACGCCGTCGAGACGCTCGTCGAGTACGTCGACTCCGACTCGAACCCGACGCTCCAGAAGGCGACGTTCAAAGCGCTCGGCGAGATCGGCCACGAGGACGCGGTCCAGCCGCTGGCGAACAAGCTCGTCATGGACAACGACGAGGTCCGGCCGTACGCCGCCCGCGCGCTCGGCATGATCGGCGACACCCGCGCGGTCGACCCGCTGGCGGACGCCGCCGCGAACGACGAGGCCGACACCGTCCGCGCGGCCGCGCTGTGGGCGCTTCGGCAGATCGGCACCGAGGACGCGCTGGAGGCGGCCGCCGAGGTCGAGGAGGACCGCGCGTTCATCGTCCAGACCGAGACCGAGAAGGCCCGCGACGCCCTCGACGACGACGCCGAGGAAGCCGAGCCCGCCGCGTAA
- a CDS encoding phospholipase D-like domain-containing protein, which produces MSRAAVAVALALCLTALAPAVAPAGASPSASPTAPPTASLTASGESGVSPSASTATDGPGPRIVSLLPNPVAPDDAGEYVRVRLPAGNWTVTDGESSVRIHQRQQGAVVVTADADALVDPPPGRVADGGLSLSNAGERVALRRGGPDGPVVDAVRYGRAPEGQRWVRDADPPWRPVGLDPREPVPLGSASATAFVLPDAPGPAIEPIQSAEDRILLAGYTFASERVTEELIAAHRRDVNVRVLLDGDPVGGVTTRQARLLDRLVAAGIEVRVVTGAHARVRYHHAKYAVADDTAVVLTENWKPSGTGGADNRGWGVALESARAAAALAELFRSDAGWIDAIAWNDVRTDGSFTPAEPAEGTYPEEHPPSTVRAERATLLTAPGNAESGVVAAIDDADERVDVLQPTVASGPMLSALRRAAERGATVRLLVSNAWYVAEENAALVERLNDWADRAGVPLEARVADPGGRFGAVHAKGVVADDTAVVGSLNWNPTSARENREVAVALEGEAVAGYYRESFGADWRERGSGNGLVGETGVPPALAVAAVGSAAGAVLYARRRIAFGDPGSGDDRGPIG; this is translated from the coding sequence GTGTCACGCGCCGCCGTCGCCGTCGCGCTCGCGCTCTGTCTCACAGCGCTCGCTCCGGCAGTCGCTCCGGCGGGGGCATCGCCGAGCGCGTCGCCGACTGCGCCACCGACCGCGTCTCTCACCGCATCGGGCGAGTCCGGGGTGTCGCCGAGTGCGTCGACCGCGACCGACGGCCCCGGCCCGCGGATCGTCTCCCTGCTTCCGAACCCCGTCGCCCCCGACGACGCCGGCGAGTACGTGCGCGTCAGACTCCCCGCGGGCAACTGGACGGTGACCGACGGGGAGTCGTCGGTTCGGATCCACCAGCGTCAACAGGGGGCGGTCGTCGTGACCGCCGACGCGGACGCGCTCGTCGATCCGCCCCCGGGACGCGTGGCCGACGGCGGCCTGTCGCTGTCGAACGCCGGCGAGCGCGTCGCTTTGCGCCGCGGGGGACCGGACGGCCCGGTCGTCGACGCCGTGCGCTACGGTCGCGCGCCCGAGGGACAGCGGTGGGTCCGCGACGCCGATCCGCCGTGGCGACCCGTCGGCCTCGACCCGCGCGAGCCCGTCCCACTCGGTTCCGCGTCCGCGACGGCGTTCGTGCTCCCCGACGCCCCGGGGCCGGCGATCGAACCGATCCAGAGCGCCGAGGATCGGATCCTGTTGGCCGGCTACACCTTCGCCTCCGAACGGGTCACGGAGGAACTGATCGCCGCACACCGCCGGGACGTGAACGTCCGCGTGCTCCTCGACGGCGATCCAGTCGGCGGGGTCACGACCCGGCAGGCCCGGCTGCTCGACCGTCTCGTCGCTGCGGGGATCGAGGTTCGCGTCGTGACGGGGGCGCACGCGCGGGTCCGCTACCACCACGCGAAGTACGCCGTCGCCGACGACACAGCGGTCGTGCTCACCGAGAACTGGAAGCCGAGCGGCACCGGCGGAGCCGACAACCGCGGGTGGGGCGTCGCCCTCGAGTCGGCCCGGGCGGCGGCGGCGCTGGCGGAGCTGTTTCGATCGGACGCCGGGTGGATCGACGCGATCGCGTGGAACGACGTCCGCACGGACGGGTCGTTCACGCCGGCAGAGCCGGCCGAGGGAACGTACCCCGAGGAGCACCCGCCGTCGACCGTCCGGGCCGAACGGGCGACCCTGCTGACCGCGCCTGGCAACGCCGAGTCGGGCGTCGTCGCCGCGATCGACGACGCCGACGAGCGCGTCGACGTGCTCCAGCCGACGGTCGCATCGGGGCCGATGCTGTCGGCGCTTCGCCGTGCGGCCGAGCGCGGGGCGACGGTCCGGCTACTGGTGTCGAACGCGTGGTACGTCGCCGAGGAGAACGCCGCGCTCGTCGAGCGGCTGAACGACTGGGCCGACCGGGCAGGCGTCCCGCTGGAGGCTCGGGTCGCCGATCCCGGCGGTCGGTTCGGTGCGGTCCACGCCAAGGGCGTCGTCGCCGACGACACCGCGGTCGTCGGGTCGCTCAACTGGAACCCGACGAGCGCCCGCGAGAACCGCGAGGTCGCCGTCGCGTTGGAGGGCGAGGCGGTCGCCGGCTACTACCGCGAGAGCTTCGGAGCCGACTGGCGCGAGAGAGGAAGCGGGAACGGGCTCGTCGGCGAGACCGGGGTTCCGCCCGCGCTGGCGGTCGCCGCCGTCGGGAGCGCCGCCGGAGCCGTGCTGTACGCGCGGCGACGCATCGCGTTCGGCGACCCAGGTTCGGGCGACGATCGGGGGCCGATCGGCTGA